A DNA window from Candidatus Saccharibacteria bacterium oral taxon 955 contains the following coding sequences:
- the tsaD gene encoding tRNA (adenosine(37)-N6)-threonylcarbamoyltransferase complex transferase subunit TsaD, producing MKVLGIESSCDETAASVVEDGRRLLSNVVVSQIDIHKHYGGVVPEIAARSHIEAINPVINQAITDANCTWDDIDAIAVTYAPGLIGSLLVGTLAARTLAILHNKPLYPVHHVEAHVYANFITEDGRPEKLVSLKPLELPSKQPAFPMLALIVSGGHTQLVLFRSHGDYELLGQTQDDAVGEAFDKVAKIIGLPYPGGVSIDRTAPLGNPNAYQFPKARLDHPYNFSFSGLKTAVLRAVQAECGKDHTFPSHKLPALLDEATRDNVSASFQRVAVDTLVDKTVKAFENYRPASVVIAGGVAASRKLREVLKERLPIDIEYAPISLCTDNAVMIAALGYYHAIAHPPTNPYALEVIPSISMTKTAWSKNE from the coding sequence ATGAAAGTTTTGGGAATCGAGTCTAGCTGCGACGAAACTGCCGCCTCGGTCGTTGAGGACGGTCGCCGTTTACTGTCTAATGTCGTAGTATCGCAAATTGATATCCACAAACACTATGGTGGCGTTGTCCCGGAGATTGCAGCTCGTAGTCACATTGAAGCCATTAATCCCGTCATCAACCAAGCAATTACAGATGCAAACTGTACGTGGGATGACATTGATGCAATTGCCGTCACCTACGCTCCCGGTCTAATCGGCTCGCTCCTGGTTGGCACACTTGCAGCCCGTACGCTAGCAATCCTACACAACAAGCCTCTCTATCCAGTCCATCACGTCGAGGCTCATGTCTATGCAAACTTTATCACTGAAGATGGTCGCCCAGAGAAGCTAGTCTCGTTAAAACCCCTAGAACTACCGTCTAAGCAACCAGCTTTTCCTATGCTTGCTCTAATCGTATCAGGTGGACACACTCAGCTCGTGTTGTTCCGCAGCCATGGCGACTATGAACTTCTCGGACAGACTCAAGATGATGCCGTCGGCGAAGCTTTTGATAAAGTTGCAAAAATCATCGGACTCCCCTACCCTGGCGGCGTATCAATTGACCGTACCGCACCGCTAGGTAACCCAAATGCATATCAGTTTCCCAAAGCTCGTCTAGATCATCCGTATAATTTTTCCTTCTCAGGCCTCAAGACGGCCGTTTTAAGGGCCGTTCAGGCAGAATGCGGTAAAGACCACACATTTCCATCTCACAAGCTTCCAGCGCTCTTAGACGAGGCTACACGCGATAATGTCTCCGCAAGTTTCCAGCGCGTAGCAGTTGACACTCTCGTCGACAAGACAGTTAAAGCATTTGAAAACTACCGGCCAGCCTCAGTAGTAATCGCTGGTGGCGTCGCCGCGTCAAGAAAACTACGCGAGGTGCTAAAGGAGCGCCTACCGATTGATATTGAGTACGCACCGATCAGCCTCTGCACTGATAATGCGGTGATGATTGCCGCCCTAGGCTATTACCACGCTATCGCTCATCCGCCTACCAACCCCTACGCCCTCGAGGTAATCCCGAGTATTTCTATGACAAAAACTGCCTGGTCAAAAAATGAGTAA
- a CDS encoding UDP-N-acetylmuramoyl-L-alanyl-D-glutamate--2,6-diaminopimelate ligase, which yields MKQTLVRGVRKALPKSTVSSLENRYRLLRAKALSTRYGHPARNLRVIAVTGTNGKTTTVNYLNEILKEAGYKTAMFSTATIEVAGRAKRNDLNATVASTARMQQFFRTAKQEKVDFVVMEFPSHAIHQHKLYGVPVEMAIMTNLTQDHLDYHGTMEEYAEVKGRLFACQPKYIVLNRDDAWFDYFDKFVAGGQKITYGKLPDSEAHIDKVKLYRKGTEVTVTIDHQTRLELATNLPGEFNAYNMTAAVAAAYLLGVKLNDIVEGVANLEAVPGRFERVVEGLPYDVIVDYAHTPDGLEKLLQAARAITKNRVILVFGACGDRDKAKRPVMGGIAACLADRIFLTDEESYNEDPKAIREMIYKGIEDARGGAMKTTEVADRREAIEKALSIATKGDTVLITGMGHEVYRIINGDKKPWNDSDVVREILNDKH from the coding sequence ATGAAGCAAACATTGGTGAGGGGAGTGAGAAAAGCGCTACCAAAAAGTACGGTTTCGTCGCTCGAGAATCGATATCGCCTCCTAAGGGCAAAGGCACTATCGACTCGTTATGGCCACCCGGCACGTAACTTGCGCGTTATCGCCGTTACAGGTACGAATGGCAAGACGACGACTGTTAACTATCTAAATGAGATACTAAAGGAAGCTGGGTATAAAACTGCAATGTTTAGCACGGCAACGATTGAAGTGGCCGGTAGGGCGAAGCGTAATGATCTAAATGCGACAGTTGCCTCAACAGCGCGAATGCAACAGTTTTTCCGAACTGCAAAACAAGAGAAGGTTGACTTCGTTGTTATGGAGTTTCCTTCTCATGCGATTCATCAACACAAGCTTTACGGTGTACCAGTCGAGATGGCGATTATGACCAATCTGACACAGGATCATCTTGACTATCATGGAACGATGGAAGAGTACGCGGAGGTCAAGGGTAGGTTATTTGCGTGTCAACCAAAGTATATTGTCTTAAACCGTGACGATGCATGGTTTGATTATTTTGATAAGTTTGTCGCTGGTGGCCAAAAGATTACCTATGGCAAATTACCTGATAGCGAGGCGCATATCGACAAGGTTAAGTTGTACCGAAAGGGAACAGAGGTGACGGTGACAATTGATCATCAGACACGTCTTGAACTTGCTACAAACTTACCGGGCGAGTTTAATGCCTACAACATGACGGCCGCGGTGGCTGCAGCCTATCTTTTGGGTGTCAAATTAAACGATATTGTAGAGGGGGTAGCCAATCTAGAGGCGGTACCGGGTCGGTTTGAGCGTGTCGTCGAGGGTCTGCCGTATGACGTTATTGTTGATTACGCGCATACCCCAGATGGCCTAGAGAAATTACTCCAAGCAGCCCGAGCGATTACAAAAAACCGAGTCATTCTAGTTTTTGGTGCTTGTGGTGATCGTGACAAGGCTAAGAGACCGGTCATGGGCGGGATTGCCGCTTGTCTGGCGGATCGAATCTTCCTGACTGACGAAGAGAGCTACAACGAAGACCCAAAGGCAATTCGTGAGATGATCTACAAAGGAATCGAAGATGCTAGAGGTGGAGCGATGAAAACTACCGAGGTAGCGGATCGTCGTGAGGCGATTGAAAAAGCTCTCAGTATTGCCACTAAGGGAGATACAGTTCTAATCACTGGTATGGGTCATGAAGTCTACCGGATCATCAACGGAGACAAAAAGCCGTGGAATGACTCAGATGTTGTTCGCGAAATCCTAAATGATAAGCATTAG
- a CDS encoding peptidoglycan bridge formation glycyltransferase FemA/FemB family protein, producing the protein MSIRFANPDEIARWDELLTSNPDGGNVFQSTALAETKHLSGWIPRYLVIDNITATVLEKSVFGHGIYWYFPKGPGVTCTEELLSLLPELKQFANEQGVFAIKLEPEILETDDTHAAFRAAGLVRTAPVQPNNSTVIIDLSPDLDTILANFNQKGRHALKRAERDGIVTEAVPLTEENMQIMFDMLRSTAIGRFEASLRDYQYYRTFWQKFAKNDHGSLFFARFDGKVVASAFCMFLGKKGLYKDGASLREKVTYGASHLLQWEVIKWMKAHGVESYDLCGAPHSSAIRDDSNPLYGIGRFKTSFNKHVTDYVGCYDLVVNPTVYKRWQKFGLRLALSLSWRLKRQQWF; encoded by the coding sequence ATGAGTATCCGATTTGCGAACCCAGACGAGATCGCGCGCTGGGACGAGCTCCTTACCAGCAACCCCGACGGAGGCAATGTCTTTCAGTCCACTGCTCTAGCTGAGACAAAACATCTCAGCGGCTGGATTCCACGATACCTGGTAATTGATAATATCACCGCAACCGTCCTCGAAAAATCTGTTTTTGGCCACGGTATTTATTGGTATTTTCCAAAAGGCCCTGGAGTTACTTGTACAGAAGAACTACTGTCTCTACTACCAGAACTAAAGCAATTTGCAAATGAACAGGGTGTGTTCGCCATAAAGCTCGAGCCAGAGATCCTCGAAACCGACGATACGCACGCCGCTTTTCGAGCTGCCGGACTAGTGCGAACGGCTCCAGTACAACCAAATAACTCGACGGTGATAATAGATCTTTCACCCGACCTAGATACAATCCTTGCAAATTTTAATCAAAAAGGACGCCACGCTCTCAAGCGCGCCGAAAGGGACGGTATCGTTACCGAAGCTGTCCCACTTACCGAGGAAAATATGCAAATCATGTTTGACATGCTTCGCAGCACTGCGATTGGTCGGTTTGAAGCCTCGCTTCGTGATTATCAGTATTATCGTACATTTTGGCAAAAATTTGCTAAAAACGACCACGGCAGTCTGTTTTTTGCCAGGTTTGACGGTAAGGTGGTTGCATCAGCATTTTGTATGTTCCTCGGCAAAAAAGGACTATATAAAGACGGTGCAAGTTTGCGCGAAAAAGTGACCTACGGGGCAAGCCATCTCTTACAGTGGGAGGTGATCAAGTGGATGAAAGCCCATGGAGTAGAGAGTTACGACCTATGTGGCGCACCGCACTCAAGCGCTATCAGAGATGACTCAAATCCGCTATATGGCATCGGCCGGTTTAAGACAAGTTTCAACAAGCACGTCACTGACTATGTCGGCTGTTATGATCTTGTAGTTAATCCAACCGTTTATAAGCGTTGGCAAAAATTTGGACTACGACTCGCTCTCAGCCTGTCTTGGCGACTCAAAAGGCAACAGTGGTTCTAG